In one Apteryx mantelli isolate bAptMan1 chromosome 9, bAptMan1.hap1, whole genome shotgun sequence genomic region, the following are encoded:
- the SCG2 gene encoding secretogranin-2 has translation MLGNILNMAETKTSQLGAACTLTFFFVLICCVDAASFQQYQLLQKDPDYVMKNLQRFPNPDMIKALEYIEDLRKQTNKGESSPDYNSYQSVPYLLQQKESKDQVRLPDNIRDSLTEEESQWVKVMLEALRQAEKESKVGPKENKPYGLSSDNNFPAGVTDDYEAYKWPERWQKYLKMPLGHYEDSSRDSPFKRTNEIVEEQYTPQSLATLESVFQELGKMAGPSNHKKERLDEDQKLYADDEDDVYKVNNIAYEDVVGGEDWNPIEEKVESQTQEEIKDSKEEIDKHEEEIDDEMKRSGKLGFLDDEMRRENKDQMSEDVSKLMNYYLKRLMGSAGNRKLRTGEFEEKRAATFLDKQLDPQSIAQLIEISRNLQIPPEDLIDMLKAGEKKQLQSERLEAEQEIGFPEDLDEISETNLGQSDIFKNNVNSKNGYMKQPLNVIPENLPEDLNIEDIVSLLGTDSLANQNPSYLLNRLNQESDLPRLPYLPRRLKGHQFPKAAWINDLERRQMEYEKLNEKDEELADYLAKMLAKYPEVINTNQMKRVPVPASENDLQEDERLEQAIREHLSQLGPQESAKLAALSKRLSMTGETDDTQNRQYLDEDMLAKVLEYLKQEKSELERDHITKRAMENM, from the exons ATGCTAG gaaatattttaaacatggCAGAAACTAAAACCTCCCAGCTTGGAGCAGCGTGCACTCTCACCTTTTTCTTTGTCCTAATCTGTTGTGTTGATGCAGCTTCCTTCCAGCAGTATCAGCTGCTTCAGAAAGACCCAGACTATGTAATGAAAAACTTACAAAGGTTCCCAAACCCTGATATGATCAAAGCGTTGGAATACATAGAAGATCTTCGCAAGCAAACTAACAAGGGAGAAAGCAGCCCTGACTACAACTCTTATCAAAGCGTTCCGTATCTCCTGcaacagaaggaaagcaaagacCAGGTTCGCCTACCAGACAATATACGGGATTCATTGACTGAAGAAGAGTCTCAGTGGGTTAAAGTGATGTTGGAGGCCTTGAGGCAAGCTGAGAAAGAGTCAAAAGTTGGCCCAAAGGAGAATAAACCTTATGGTCTGAGTTCAGATAATAACTTTCCAGCTGGAGTAACTGACGATTATGAGGCTTACAAGTGGCCTGAGAGGTGGCAAAAATATCTCAAAATGCCACTTGGGCACTATGAAGACAGTTCAAGAGACAGTCCTTTCAAGCGTACTAATGAAATAGTGGAAGAACAATACACACCCCAGAGTCTTGCTACATTGGAGTCTGTGTTTCAGGAGCTGGGGAAGATGGCAGGACCAAGTAACCACAAGAAAGAGAGGCTGGATGAGGACCAGAAATTGTATGCAGATGATGAAGATGATGTATATAAAGTGAATAACATTGCCTATGAAGATGTGGTTGGAGGAGAAGACTGGAATCCAATAGAGGAAAAAGTGGAAAGTCAAACCCAGGAAGAGATAAAAGATAGCAAAGAGGAAATTGATAAACATGAAGAGGAGATCGATGATGAAATGAAAAGGTCAGGGAAACTTGGCTTTCTTGACGATGAAATGAGAAGAGAGAATAAAGATCAAATGTCAGAGGATGTTTCAAAGCTAATGAATTACTACCTGAAGAGGCTGATGGGCAGTGCTGGAAATAGGAAACTAAGGACTGGAGAATTTGAGGAAAAAAGAGCAGCTACCTTTTTGGACAAGCAACTTGATCCTCAGTCTATAGCTCAGTTAATAGAAATCTCAAGGAATTTACAAATTCCTCCTGAGGATTTAATAGACATGTtgaaagctggagaaaaaaaacagcttcagaGTGAAAGGTTGGAAGCTGAGCAGGAAATAGGATTCCCAGAAGACCTTGATGAGATCTCTGAAACTAATCTAGGACAGAgcgatatatttaaaaataatgtaaattcTAAAAATGGATACATGAAGCAGCCTCTTAATGTTATTCCAGAAAATCTACCTGAAGACCTCAATATTGAAGATATTGTCAGTCTTCTGGGAACTGACAGCTTAGCTAATCAGAACCCCTCCTACTTACTAAATCGTCTTAATCAAGAAAGCGATTTGCCAAGACTGCCTTACCTTCCCAGAAGATTGAAAGGACACCAGTTTCCTAAAGCTGCATGGATTAATGATTTGGAAAGGCGACAAATGGAATATGAAAAGCTGAACGAGAAAGATGAAGAGCTGGCTGATTACTTGGCAAAGATGTTGGCAAAATATCCTGAAGTTATCAATACAAACCAGATGAAACGAGTTCCAGTTCCAGCTTCTGAAAATGACCTGCAGGAAGATGAGCGGCTGGAACAAGCGATCAGAGAGCACTTGAGTCAGCTGGGACCGCAGGAGTCTGCGAAGCTGGCGGCGCTCAGCAAACGGCTTTCAATGACCGGGGAAACTGATGACACGCAGAACAGGCAGTATCTGGATGAGGATATGCTAGCAAAGGTGCTAGAGTATCTAAAACAGGAGAAATCAGAGCTTGAAAGAGATCACATTACTAAACGGGCAATGGAAAATATGTAA